Proteins from one Clostridium cellulovorans 743B genomic window:
- a CDS encoding pyrimidine-nucleoside phosphorylase: MRMYDLIAKKQAGFELSKEEINYFIEGYTKGTIPDYQVSALLMAIYFKKMNERETADLTMAMVNSGDVLDLSMIEGVKVDKHSTGGVGDTTTLVLTPMVAALGIPVAKMSGRGLGHTGGTIDKLETFKGFSVEMSKEKFIEDVNNIKIAVVGQTADLVPADKKLYALRDVTSTVENISLIASSIMSKKIASGADAIVLDVKVGDGAFMKSYEDAKNLGEAMVSIGDNVGRRTIAVISDMDQPLGLAVGNALEVKEAIETLKGNGPKDLFELCLTLGSNMVMLANESLTEAKAREMLLETITSGAAIAKLKEFIAAQGGDVSCIDDINLLPKAQHIIEVKSDKEGYVSKIHAQEIGVVAMKLGAGRETKESVIDLAVGVVLNKKRNDYVEVGDTLAYIHANSLELGSKLKEELASCYEISKEYEEKIPLIYDIIK, from the coding sequence ATGAGAATGTACGATTTAATAGCAAAAAAACAAGCAGGATTTGAGCTTAGTAAAGAAGAAATCAATTATTTTATTGAAGGATATACAAAGGGTACAATACCAGATTATCAAGTATCAGCACTTTTGATGGCTATATACTTTAAAAAGATGAATGAAAGAGAAACTGCAGATTTGACCATGGCAATGGTAAATTCTGGAGATGTCTTGGATTTATCTATGATTGAAGGTGTTAAAGTTGATAAGCATAGTACTGGAGGAGTAGGAGATACTACAACTCTTGTATTAACTCCTATGGTAGCTGCGTTAGGAATTCCAGTGGCTAAAATGTCTGGAAGAGGACTAGGTCATACTGGTGGAACTATAGATAAACTTGAAACATTTAAAGGTTTTTCGGTTGAAATGTCAAAAGAAAAGTTTATTGAAGATGTTAATAACATTAAGATAGCCGTTGTTGGTCAAACGGCAGATTTAGTACCAGCAGATAAGAAATTGTATGCCCTAAGAGATGTAACTTCTACAGTAGAAAATATTTCATTAATCGCTTCTAGTATTATGAGTAAAAAAATCGCCTCTGGAGCAGATGCAATAGTGCTTGATGTAAAAGTTGGTGATGGTGCCTTCATGAAGAGTTATGAAGATGCTAAAAATTTAGGTGAGGCTATGGTCTCTATTGGTGATAATGTTGGAAGAAGAACAATAGCTGTTATATCTGATATGGATCAACCTTTAGGTTTGGCTGTAGGAAATGCCCTTGAGGTAAAAGAAGCAATAGAAACTTTAAAGGGCAATGGACCTAAAGACTTATTTGAACTTTGCTTAACATTAGGATCTAATATGGTAATGTTAGCGAATGAATCGTTAACTGAAGCAAAAGCTAGAGAAATGCTATTAGAGACGATAACTTCTGGAGCTGCGATAGCTAAATTAAAAGAATTTATTGCTGCTCAGGGTGGAGATGTCTCTTGTATAGATGATATAAACTTACTTCCAAAAGCTCAGCATATAATTGAGGTTAAAAGTGATAAAGAGGGCTATGTATCTAAGATACACGCACAAGAAATTGGAGTAGTTGCTATGAAACTAGGCGCTGGTCGTGAGACAAAAGAAAGTGTTATCGATTTAGCTGTTGGGGTAGTGTTAAATAAAAAGAGAAATGATTATGTAGAGGTTGGAGATACATTAGCATATATCCATGCTAATTCATTAGAATTAGGTTCTAAGCTAAAAGAGGAATTAGCTTCTTGTTATGAAATATCAAAGGAATATGAAGAAAAGATACCTCTTATTTACGACATAATAAAATAA
- a CDS encoding purine-nucleoside phosphorylase, producing the protein MKYNVVMESASYIKDIVNEELEIGIILGSGLGSLASEVINAKVVSYSDIPNFPVSTVQGHAGQFVIGELCGKKVIMMQGRFHYYEGNPMAVTALPVYVMKELGIKTLIVTNAAGGVNTEFKPGNLMIIKDHINFSGVNPLIGENDDEIGPRFPDMSVAYSKELIEIVKKAAKETNIDMVEGTYVMMSGPSYETPAEIRMLRIVGGDAVGMSTVPEAIAASHCGIKTIGISCITNMAAGILDVPLNHQEVMETSAMVKEQFISLIKKTLELL; encoded by the coding sequence ATGAAATACAATGTAGTAATGGAAAGTGCAAGTTATATAAAGGATATAGTTAATGAAGAATTAGAAATAGGCATTATTTTAGGTTCTGGACTTGGTAGTTTAGCTTCAGAGGTAATTAACGCTAAAGTGGTAAGTTATTCGGATATTCCTAACTTTCCAGTTTCAACAGTACAAGGTCATGCAGGGCAATTTGTAATAGGGGAGTTATGTGGAAAAAAAGTTATCATGATGCAAGGAAGATTTCATTATTATGAGGGTAATCCAATGGCGGTTACAGCATTACCTGTTTATGTTATGAAAGAACTTGGTATTAAAACTTTGATAGTTACTAATGCTGCTGGTGGAGTTAACACTGAATTTAAACCAGGCAACCTTATGATAATAAAGGACCATATAAATTTCTCTGGAGTTAATCCTCTAATAGGAGAAAATGATGATGAAATAGGTCCTCGTTTCCCAGATATGTCCGTAGCTTATTCAAAGGAACTTATTGAAATAGTCAAGAAAGCTGCTAAAGAAACTAACATTGATATGGTTGAAGGTACATATGTTATGATGAGTGGACCGAGCTATGAAACACCAGCAGAAATTAGAATGCTTAGGATAGTAGGTGGAGATGCGGTAGGTATGTCTACGGTTCCAGAGGCAATTGCTGCGTCACATTGTGGCATAAAGACTATAGGAATATCTTGTATAACGAATATGGCAGCAGGGATATTAGATGTACCACTTAATCATCAAGAGGTAATGGAAACTTCAGCTATGGTTAAGGAACAATTCATAAGCTTAATAAAGAAGACATTAGAATTGCTTTAA
- a CDS encoding anti-sigma-I factor RsgI family protein gives MNNNIKSALDKIKAEEELIKKTEEFLKSNIKLKNYNNQMTMKRGGIFDMKKITIAACLALLVGGLSYGGYSYYNDKTPVAYLSLDINPSIELAINDSNEVVSATAYNGDGETVLEGVDVVNMEVKDAVNELVVSASDNGFIADDGSTIISVTSETDDTTLGEELTNEAEVAVEEAITETEDTAVVYKDNVALARRDEARELGITPGKLNLIQKLMALDPTITVEDYKETKVTNIMKKVVELKKSQKGSSDATVEESTELSEVSDEIETAVAKVEENYNKKTNKKIETNSGEEMEKSSDDTAATDLNDKAKKDKVKENNIKQEKNNTEVVSPTEQPEDNTPIGEQVDKSKGKKAEEAAPVVEGTEPELTVDKPQASGEIEKGKAKENNGVTNGKVSDTQAATNKNKK, from the coding sequence ATGAATAACAATATTAAGTCTGCATTGGACAAGATTAAAGCTGAAGAAGAATTAATTAAAAAAACTGAAGAGTTTTTAAAAAGTAACATTAAGTTAAAAAACTATAATAATCAAATGACAATGAAAAGAGGGGGAATATTTGATATGAAGAAAATTACAATTGCAGCTTGTTTAGCATTATTAGTAGGAGGGTTATCATATGGTGGGTATAGTTATTATAATGATAAAACACCAGTGGCGTACTTAAGTTTAGATATCAATCCTAGTATTGAACTTGCGATCAATGATTCTAATGAGGTTGTTTCTGCTACAGCCTATAATGGAGATGGCGAAACTGTGCTTGAGGGAGTAGACGTAGTTAATATGGAGGTTAAAGATGCGGTAAATGAACTTGTAGTATCAGCGTCGGATAATGGATTTATTGCTGATGATGGTTCTACTATTATATCTGTAACTTCTGAAACGGACGATACCACATTAGGAGAAGAATTGACAAATGAGGCTGAGGTAGCAGTTGAAGAGGCTATAACTGAGACAGAAGATACTGCAGTTGTATATAAGGATAATGTAGCTTTGGCAAGGAGAGACGAAGCTAGAGAATTAGGTATTACTCCAGGAAAACTAAATTTAATCCAAAAACTTATGGCATTAGATCCAACTATTACTGTTGAGGATTACAAAGAAACTAAAGTTACAAATATTATGAAAAAGGTAGTAGAACTTAAGAAAAGCCAAAAGGGTAGTAGTGATGCAACTGTAGAAGAGAGTACAGAATTATCGGAGGTTTCAGATGAAATAGAAACAGCTGTTGCAAAAGTAGAAGAAAACTATAATAAAAAGACTAATAAAAAAATTGAAACAAACAGTGGGGAAGAGATGGAAAAATCTTCAGATGATACAGCAGCTACTGATTTAAATGATAAAGCTAAGAAGGATAAAGTTAAAGAAAATAATATAAAACAAGAAAAAAATAATACTGAAGTTGTTTCTCCTACAGAACAACCAGAAGATAATACGCCTATCGGTGAACAAGTAGATAAAAGTAAAGGAAAAAAAGCTGAAGAAGCTGCTCCGGTGGTAGAAGGTACTGAACCTGAGTTAACGGTTGATAAACCTCAAGCTTCTGGAGAGATAGAAAAAGGGAAAGCTAAAGAGAATAACGGGGTAACAAATGGTAAGGTAAGTGATACTCAAGCTGCTACAAATAAGAATAAAAAATAG
- a CDS encoding segregation/condensation protein A has product MALNIKLENFEGPFDLLLHLIKKNKMNIYDIKILDITNQYLEIIRTMSEMDLELTSEFIVTAATLIEIKSSMLLPKDKEEEEEEEENSTDNLIKKLIQYRKFKSAAGYLKERATSFGQVYTKKPEIIEEKKGEVKLEDLLKEVTMISLYNLFHQLMIDYSEKMNLHIIDKEIKIDVYKVEDKMDMFKEFFKVNKTMNFSYIVKGYKDKIEVVVAFLAALELAKLKEVKILQEENFKEIYLERITTGEEIEI; this is encoded by the coding sequence ATGGCGTTGAATATTAAACTTGAAAATTTTGAAGGTCCCTTTGATCTTCTATTGCATTTAATTAAAAAGAATAAAATGAATATCTATGATATAAAGATTTTAGATATAACTAATCAGTATCTAGAGATAATACGAACTATGAGCGAAATGGATTTAGAACTTACTTCTGAGTTTATAGTTACAGCAGCAACATTAATTGAAATAAAGTCATCAATGTTGTTGCCTAAGGATAAGGAAGAAGAAGAGGAAGAGGAGGAAAATTCAACTGACAATTTGATTAAAAAGTTGATTCAGTATAGAAAATTTAAAAGTGCCGCGGGGTATCTTAAAGAAAGAGCTACATCCTTTGGACAGGTATATACAAAGAAACCTGAAATAATAGAAGAGAAAAAAGGTGAAGTAAAACTTGAAGATCTTTTGAAAGAAGTAACGATGATAAGTTTATATAATCTTTTTCATCAGCTCATGATTGATTATAGCGAAAAAATGAATCTGCATATCATTGATAAAGAAATAAAGATAGATGTATATAAAGTTGAAGATAAAATGGATATGTTTAAGGAGTTCTTTAAAGTTAATAAAACTATGAATTTTAGTTATATAGTCAAAGGTTATAAGGATAAAATTGAAGTTGTTGTAGCATTTTTAGCTGCTCTTGAATTGGCTAAGTTAAAAGAAGTTAAGATACTCCAAGAAGAAAACTTTAAGGAAATTTACTTAGAGCGAATTACAACTGGAGAGGAAATTGAAATATGA
- a CDS encoding RNA polymerase sigma factor, which translates to MDEVALDEAILKTDDIIEDLHKYADMVRRICFIYLRDEADVEDVFQDVFLKLMQNDKVFNDEEHKKAWICRVTINKCKDLCKSFFRKKVCSIDDIELPFEDKIETDVLLAVLSLPAKYKSVVYLFYYGGYTVPQISDLLKEKENTIYSNLHRARKYLREKLGGVDYE; encoded by the coding sequence ATGGATGAAGTGGCATTAGACGAGGCTATATTAAAGACAGATGATATAATTGAAGATCTTCATAAATATGCCGATATGGTTAGAAGAATTTGTTTTATCTATCTTCGTGATGAAGCTGATGTAGAGGATGTATTTCAAGATGTCTTCTTGAAGCTTATGCAGAATGATAAGGTTTTTAATGACGAAGAACATAAAAAAGCATGGATATGTAGGGTAACGATAAATAAATGTAAGGATCTTTGTAAAAGCTTTTTTAGGAAAAAGGTTTGTTCCATAGATGATATAGAGTTGCCTTTTGAAGATAAAATAGAAACTGATGTGTTATTAGCTGTTTTGTCTTTACCTGCAAAATATAAATCTGTTGTCTATTTATTCTATTATGGGGGATATACTGTTCCTCAGATATCAGATTTATTGAAAGAAAAAGAAAATACTATTTATTCAAACCTGCACAGAGCAAGAAAATATTTAAGAGAAAAGCTTGGAGGAGTAGATTATGAATAA
- the spoIIM gene encoding stage II sporulation protein M, with translation MGIKKFDAYINNHIKENKWLYLLSLLCICTGIVLGIYSVNYMDDILKKQLCAYISNFSSANDKISNMNVFVESLKNNIPFILLIWFTGLTIIGVPFILIIQLIKGFTLGFTFSFFVNAFRSKGILFSLFGILPQNLIFVGLMIFTSVVAMNFSLALLKEKNAWRVNVIKKINKYTRNLIVILLLMCVGAFIESFVSSYLLKLIKL, from the coding sequence ATGGGAATAAAAAAATTTGATGCATATATAAATAACCATATTAAAGAAAATAAATGGTTGTATCTACTTAGCTTATTATGCATTTGCACTGGAATAGTTCTTGGTATATATAGTGTAAACTATATGGATGATATATTAAAAAAACAATTATGTGCTTACATATCAAATTTTTCTTCTGCTAATGATAAAATTAGCAATATGAATGTCTTTGTTGAATCTTTAAAAAATAATATACCTTTTATACTTCTTATTTGGTTTACAGGACTCACTATTATTGGAGTTCCTTTTATACTGATAATACAACTTATAAAAGGCTTTACATTAGGTTTTACATTCAGTTTTTTTGTTAATGCATTTAGGAGTAAGGGGATTTTATTTTCGCTTTTTGGTATATTACCACAAAATTTAATTTTTGTTGGATTGATGATTTTTACATCGGTGGTAGCTATGAATTTTTCTCTTGCATTGCTCAAAGAAAAAAATGCTTGGAGAGTTAATGTAATTAAGAAGATAAATAAATATACAAGAAATTTAATTGTTATACTCTTATTGATGTGTGTAGGTGCATTTATAGAGAGTTTTGTATCCTCATATCTTTTAAAATTAATAAAATTATGA
- the scpB gene encoding SMC-Scp complex subunit ScpB gives MRDNMNQIEFIDNEEESRLFSIIESLLFVSGEPLNIKQISEIIECSYSKTLALLESYGEELSNSKRGIKLMMLEDNYQLVTKEENAEFIQRLLKTNSRQSLSQAALETLAIIAYKQPITRVDVDEIRGVKSDRAIYTLVEKKLIKESGRMDIPGRPILYATTDEFLRYFQLENLKQLPNLEELEELIAIDADVDIDNGEEE, from the coding sequence ATGAGAGATAACATGAATCAAATTGAATTTATAGACAATGAAGAAGAAAGCAGATTATTTTCAATTATCGAAAGTTTGCTTTTTGTCAGTGGAGAGCCTTTAAATATTAAACAGATTTCAGAGATAATAGAATGTAGTTATAGTAAAACCCTTGCATTATTAGAATCCTATGGTGAGGAATTATCTAATTCAAAACGAGGTATCAAGCTTATGATGTTAGAAGATAATTATCAGCTTGTTACAAAAGAAGAAAATGCAGAATTCATACAAAGATTATTAAAAACAAATAGCAGACAATCTTTATCGCAAGCTGCGTTAGAAACATTGGCTATAATAGCTTACAAGCAACCAATTACTAGAGTTGACGTAGATGAAATAAGGGGAGTTAAGTCTGATAGAGCTATTTATACTCTTGTAGAAAAGAAGCTTATAAAGGAAAGTGGTAGAATGGATATACCAGGACGTCCGATATTATATGCAACTACTGATGAATTTTTGAGGTATTTCCAGTTAGAAAATTTAAAACAGCTTCCTAATTTAGAAGAGTTAGAAGAATTAATAGCTATTGATGCAGATGTTGATATAGATAATGGTGAAGAAGAATAA
- a CDS encoding D-alanyl-D-alanine carboxypeptidase family protein, producing the protein MKVKKKRLISLFLVLISIFQLFVPKAAIVVFAEEAAVETSAAKDTTAINVEANSALLMEPNTGKVLYEKNIHDKYAPASVTKIMTMLLAMEAIDSGRIKLTDTITVSENAKKMGGSSMILETGEVRTVEEIIKGIAIASGNDAAVAMAEYIGGSEENFVVMMNKKCEELGMKNTTFKNCTGLSADGHLSTAYDISLMSRELLKHPTILKYSSIYMETISEGRKTPIELVNHNKLVRFFKGCDGLKTGFTSEAKYCISATATRDGVRMLSVIMGAPTFKVRNRDASMLMNYGFSKFESKVIVKKDDEVDKVSFDKKGDKFLMAKSCDEVRVVVEKGGNIETTKKIILNDNLKEIKQGQMIGKCEFYNGDVLVGTVNIYSDRDIKGNNLINNIKEFFTGIFEHAV; encoded by the coding sequence ATGAAAGTAAAAAAGAAGAGATTGATAAGTTTATTTCTGGTATTGATTTCAATTTTTCAGTTATTTGTCCCTAAAGCAGCTATAGTAGTTTTTGCAGAAGAGGCAGCTGTTGAAACTAGTGCAGCGAAAGATACTACTGCTATTAACGTTGAAGCAAACTCAGCTTTACTTATGGAGCCAAACACAGGAAAGGTTTTATATGAAAAAAATATTCATGATAAATATGCACCAGCATCAGTTACAAAAATAATGACAATGCTCTTAGCAATGGAAGCTATAGACAGTGGTAGAATCAAACTTACAGACACAATAACTGTAAGTGAAAATGCTAAGAAAATGGGTGGCAGTTCTATGATTTTAGAGACTGGGGAAGTGAGAACTGTAGAAGAAATAATAAAAGGGATTGCAATTGCTTCAGGAAATGATGCTGCAGTAGCTATGGCAGAATACATAGGGGGTTCAGAAGAAAACTTTGTTGTAATGATGAATAAGAAATGTGAAGAACTAGGAATGAAGAATACGACCTTTAAAAATTGCACAGGATTGAGTGCTGATGGACATTTAAGTACTGCTTATGATATATCATTGATGTCAAGAGAACTTTTAAAACACCCAACAATATTGAAATATTCTAGTATATATATGGAGACTATTTCTGAAGGTAGAAAGACTCCAATTGAACTTGTAAATCATAATAAGCTAGTAAGATTCTTTAAGGGTTGTGATGGTCTTAAAACTGGTTTTACAAGTGAGGCAAAGTATTGTATCAGTGCCACAGCTACAAGAGATGGTGTTAGAATGCTTTCGGTAATAATGGGTGCACCGACCTTTAAAGTGAGAAATAGGGACGCTTCTATGCTTATGAATTATGGCTTTTCAAAATTTGAAAGCAAAGTTATCGTTAAAAAGGATGATGAAGTAGATAAGGTATCATTTGATAAAAAAGGTGATAAGTTCTTAATGGCTAAGAGTTGTGATGAAGTAAGGGTAGTTGTTGAAAAAGGTGGTAATATTGAAACAACTAAAAAGATAATCTTAAATGATAATCTTAAGGAAATAAAACAAGGTCAAATGATTGGTAAATGTGAATTTTATAATGGAGATGTACTTGTAGGAACAGTTAACATATATAGTGACAGGGATATTAAAGGTAATAATTTAATAAATAATATCAAGGAATTTTTTACGGGTATTTTTGAACACGCTGTATAA
- a CDS encoding DUF2953 domain-containing protein — protein sequence MILKIFLYLLLFLIILFLLPIPVIIKGNFSKDAIEIHVYGKKISLNKKLKKANKDENLKETIETKKKKEKKNASKKKKAIMDRINENLSIPTVLKLHGKFKKVFTIRKLHMNFNYGLQDPYNTAMAYWSICSMHCIIYKFFEFLVHIKDYSFKIIPNFNKEEISFNFSCIFIINFAKITYIAFYAYKILISNSKINSRRDYYGRSSNKRFT from the coding sequence ATGATACTAAAAATCTTTCTATATCTTTTATTATTTCTAATTATTTTATTTTTACTTCCTATTCCCGTAATTATTAAAGGTAATTTTTCTAAAGACGCAATAGAAATACATGTTTATGGGAAAAAGATTAGTTTAAATAAAAAACTTAAAAAAGCTAATAAGGATGAAAATTTAAAAGAAACTATAGAAACTAAGAAGAAAAAAGAAAAGAAGAATGCATCTAAAAAGAAAAAAGCAATTATGGATCGTATTAATGAAAATTTATCAATCCCGACAGTACTTAAATTGCACGGAAAGTTTAAAAAAGTATTTACTATAAGGAAATTGCATATGAATTTTAATTATGGACTTCAAGATCCATATAATACAGCAATGGCTTACTGGTCCATTTGTTCAATGCATTGTATTATATATAAGTTCTTTGAATTTTTAGTACACATAAAAGATTATTCATTTAAAATAATTCCAAACTTTAATAAAGAAGAAATTTCTTTTAATTTCTCATGTATATTTATTATAAATTTTGCCAAGATTACATATATAGCTTTTTATGCCTATAAGATTCTAATTTCAAATTCAAAAATAAATTCAAGGAGAGATTACTATGGAAGATCATCCAATAAACGATTTACTTAA
- the ytfJ gene encoding GerW family sporulation protein — translation MEDHPINDLLKCTIENLREMMDVSTVIGDPIVTGDGSTILPISKVSLGFGSGGGEYSTKHCPEYKEKVHSMPFGGGSGAGVSIKPVGFLIVRGDKFRLMPLEFNDSVEKLIDTVPDILDFIKKTFNKDKSATESTKNTKEE, via the coding sequence ATGGAAGATCATCCAATAAACGATTTACTTAAATGTACTATTGAAAACTTAAGAGAAATGATGGATGTAAGCACCGTTATTGGTGATCCTATTGTCACTGGAGATGGTTCAACAATTCTGCCAATTTCAAAAGTTTCTTTAGGTTTTGGATCTGGTGGTGGTGAATATTCAACTAAACACTGCCCAGAATACAAAGAAAAAGTTCACTCTATGCCTTTTGGTGGTGGTTCTGGTGCTGGAGTTTCCATTAAGCCAGTAGGCTTTTTAATCGTAAGAGGTGATAAATTTAGATTAATGCCTCTAGAGTTTAATGACAGCGTTGAAAAACTCATTGATACTGTACCAGATATACTTGATTTCATAAAGAAGACATTTAATAAAGACAAATCTGCAACTGAAAGCACTAAAAATACAAAAGAAGAATAA
- a CDS encoding D-alanyl-D-alanine carboxypeptidase family protein has product MIELFKKKFRNSFLIAVMILISISNNITAYGKVLSIDARAAIAMDVKSKRVLYEKNSVSLIPMASTTKIMTSLVALTYGNLDQEITISKKAAAIRGSTVNYMAGEKVTLRELLYGLMLRSGNDAAIAIAEGIAGDVDSFLVLMNEYANLIGATNSHFESPHGLDSNQHYTTTYDLAIITSKAMENRTFREIVGCRSIEKGASGFTRGYSNINKILFLHGDATGVKTGYTGQAGKCLVSSFNYDGNDIVVIVLNCNPRWGETLKIYNHVKDNYEYKKLCSKEDDIAIINTKKSKYKLFLEEDMILPIKRNANFALNVVKPKYVKKDTGYYGRIEVIEEGKMIFNKELLKEKID; this is encoded by the coding sequence GTGATAGAATTGTTCAAAAAAAAATTTAGAAATTCTTTTCTTATAGCAGTAATGATATTGATATCTATATCTAATAATATTACTGCGTATGGTAAAGTGTTAAGTATTGATGCGAGAGCGGCAATTGCTATGGATGTCAAAAGTAAAAGAGTGTTATATGAAAAAAATTCGGTTAGTTTGATTCCAATGGCTAGTACAACGAAGATAATGACGTCTCTCGTGGCTTTAACTTATGGCAATCTTGATCAAGAGATTACTATTTCAAAAAAAGCAGCAGCAATTAGAGGATCAACTGTAAACTATATGGCTGGGGAGAAGGTGACGTTAAGAGAGCTTTTATATGGATTAATGCTGAGATCTGGCAACGATGCAGCTATTGCTATAGCTGAAGGAATAGCAGGGGATGTAGATTCTTTTTTAGTGCTTATGAATGAATACGCAAATCTTATTGGTGCTACTAATTCTCATTTTGAATCTCCTCATGGTCTTGATAGTAATCAGCATTACACAACAACTTACGATCTAGCGATTATTACGTCTAAAGCTATGGAAAATAGAACTTTTAGAGAAATTGTAGGATGTAGATCTATAGAGAAAGGTGCATCTGGATTTACTCGTGGTTATAGCAATATAAATAAAATACTTTTTTTGCATGGAGATGCTACAGGTGTTAAGACTGGTTATACAGGCCAGGCAGGAAAGTGTTTAGTGTCTTCTTTCAATTATGACGGTAATGATATAGTTGTCATTGTATTAAATTGCAATCCAAGATGGGGGGAAACCTTAAAGATATATAATCATGTTAAAGACAATTATGAATATAAAAAACTTTGCTCAAAAGAAGATGATATTGCTATAATAAATACGAAAAAATCTAAATATAAATTATTTCTTGAAGAGGATATGATTCTTCCAATAAAAAGAAATGCTAATTTTGCTCTCAATGTTGTTAAACCTAAGTATGTAAAAAAAGATACTGGATACTATGGTAGAATAGAAGTGATTGAAGAGGGGAAAATGATATTTAATAAGGAATTACTAAAAGAAAAAATTGATTAG
- a CDS encoding NUDIX hydrolase, whose translation MDLAEKTISEETIYEGKIIKLRKQKVVLPNGNTADREIVNHPGGVAILAFKDENTVIFVEQYRKPIDKVTLELPAGKIEKGEDIKLTALRELEEETGYKSNDITYLGKVLASPGFCDEYIHIFKAENLYNGKAGCLDEDEFVNVHYHSLEEVQKMIKEGIIEDAKTICAFGYIR comes from the coding sequence ATGGATTTAGCTGAGAAAACTATTAGTGAAGAAACGATCTATGAAGGAAAAATAATAAAGTTAAGAAAGCAAAAGGTAGTATTACCTAATGGAAACACTGCAGATAGGGAAATAGTTAATCATCCTGGTGGAGTGGCTATTTTAGCTTTTAAAGATGAAAATACAGTGATTTTTGTTGAGCAGTATAGAAAACCAATAGATAAGGTTACACTAGAATTGCCAGCTGGTAAAATTGAAAAAGGTGAGGATATAAAATTAACTGCTCTAAGAGAATTAGAAGAAGAAACTGGTTATAAATCAAATGATATAACTTATCTTGGAAAAGTATTAGCTTCTCCTGGATTTTGTGATGAATATATACATATTTTCAAAGCTGAGAATCTATACAATGGTAAAGCAGGTTGTTTAGATGAAGATGAGTTTGTAAATGTGCATTATCACTCTTTAGAGGAAGTACAAAAAATGATAAAAGAAGGCATTATCGAAGATGCAAAAACAATTTGTGCATTTGGCTATATAAGGTAA